From one Solanum lycopersicum chromosome 12, SLM_r2.1 genomic stretch:
- the LOC101247194 gene encoding uncharacterized protein translates to MPGNDVGDRVHNFFAQDSLSQEQHNSAVVDGNWPAHTNNLWVGSQRQIGALTSNTKNYNLQNSDSVKGLSSYPFTRQHGLNYMQSTQSPEFGNGQSQNQQTNLNDYMYGNQLYQTRQDESKFLAVDTDYDQRSLASGGLSPYASHQGVGPEQQTRVLVRSGPSESPASFDLFGGQQMNRQQSNMMQSLQRQQSGHSEMHQAQIMLKMQELQRQHQLQQLDTRQQDTLDQVSTLSKVASGNHPPTLSHDTTNSGALNFSWSSDLGNTNWLQHGSPIIQGCPNGLNPTNIGQAQHIIPLSADQSLYGVPVSGSRGSVNPFSQGIADKTTKQPMPNIDSSFPVNQYAGLQDQATMQDGTFIPRQRSLDGNFFGHAPSQSLTNAINMENPQQTNTMQRNSVFQDFSGRQGLAVPSENSQEKAGTHASSSQNEVGLDPAEERILFGSEDNIWSAFAKSPNMNGEGGNPFEGEGLMNGLSSIQSGTWSALMNSAVAETSSSDLGVQEEWSGLNFHSTEIPPGTQNLMYNTGRHERSSAEENLPPNSSLNSVSLRHSDGTNMNNNYSNVQGHMLPYEPGQSLHAKSFQRLVQSSEEGNKRSNSGAQQKSAAEVNQVMSGSSSHPINREVNMRKSSGTLTSEHGGARQLWDKTAGWSAVGFAVPSGDASLRVSSENSSNCSLDDKRKKSIQAEVVHRGVMWNSNSAVDMEHVGSSIANHQVNSEVFNLQSSACVPNSSTIRGEETSQLQNNYHSDYRKNTDPFVKSTVSEGLGVLQRHVTKDNQVLHRAISNVEAKIHDMQNSDNKNSNNSYRSNLFPHSPASNMRENILSDAGDSRSLPTGKQKSSDQVGQKASWHRKFQYHPMGNMDEGLDPPYDRKDPSHSQSMLLQNANHGQSEVFGQVPKSREELEEGKRYDVVRDGKGFTEVHLQSSFHSGGSSMPGPFNKSDLNAPNKAAQTSPNMLQLLQKVDQSSVHGSMTQLSNSEQKVSSEMPEAENSDGSVGHLQQSQSSASQGFGLQLGPPSQRISIPNHSLSSLSTHTVRSSHSHATEETGEKSRGQMCPPHQGQSLPPAEHSMEELKNNRSGVPGSTYNEASLYTIPGKFSSAFDSGFPYLGSPLQNPPVVRATGQLSTNHSINVSFDRHGPSSAEKGDSHRGPGSGQPVQSSIPKGTGDDKQDNPSISAGKSHLSNVNGPHQRISANQVSSKEPRSVSQPISTSGTTQQGAYSKMFSNMWTNFPPRQPPFVAQSTKEPSHIHQSHQLNNMESSLSAAERQGDVDANKGWKFTSEVGTSTVNILGSVEGEEERVIESASRQVELVQMNDTQDKEPVTNLSEGSPANSTSMQRDIEAFGRTLKPNSFPQPSYSLLNQMQVMKDVETDPSERSLKRMRVSDSHTGVQQILSADSRILSFSGRENLQGSVSLQLGGNVTPQDVLASHHDDAQSSFQNNSTNSFKPEHTQISPQMAPSWFNQYGTFKNAQMLQMYEANRAASKKTTDQPFTPGKSFNVLQTFDSIQRVIPTNADRSNLGQSSSAGSAAIEDFSSPQTLPLNVGQHHQLLKPMKRKRLTSELTPWCKEVSLDSRGKQTISLAETEWAKSTNRLVEKVEEDIDLIEHGPLRLKVKRRLILTTQLMQQLFRPPPSTILFSDANSEYENVAYSTSRLALGDACSMVSCSYVDSDSPRTSNELFHDKQNKSERYDNHMFAKAVEELMVRARRLESDFLRLDKRASILDVMVEGQEIEKFSVMSRLAKFHGRVQSDGVDTSYSLDARSHKPLTRYVTALPMPKNIPNMVQCLSL, encoded by the exons ATGCCTGGCAACGACGTTGGAGATAGGGTTCACAACTTCTTTGCACAAGACAGCTTGTCACAAGAGCAGCACAATTCCGCAGTAGTGGACGGAAATTGGCCAGCTCATACTAACAATCTGTGGGTTGGAAGTCAGAGACAGATAGGTGCTCTGACTTCCAACACAAAGAATTACAATTTACAGAACTCTG ATAGCGTGAAAGGGCTGAGCAGTTATCCTTTTACCAGACAGCATGGCTTGAATTATATGCAATCCACCCAAAGCCCTGAGTTTGGAAATGGTCAGTCACAAAATCAGCAGACAAATTTGAATGACTACATGTATGGTAATCAGTTATACCAGACAAGGCAGGATGAATCCAAATTTCTGGCTGTTGATACAGATTATGATCAACGTAGTCTAGCCTCAGGAGGCTTATCTCCTTATGCATCACATCAAGGAGTGGGTCCAGAGCAACAGACAAGAGTACTGGTTAGGTCAGGCCCTTCTGAGAGTCCTGCTAGTTTTGATCTTTTTGGTGGTCAGCAAATGAACCGTCAGCAATCAAACATGATGCAGTCTCTGCAGCGGCAGCAGTCTGGGCATAGTGAGATGCATCAAGCTCAAATCATGTTGAAGATGCAGGAACTTCAGAGGCAGCACCAACTTCAGCAATTAGATACCAGGCAGCAAGATACACTAGATCAGGTTTCCACCTTATCTAAGGTGGCATCTGGTAACCATCCCCCAACATTGTCTCATGACACTACAAATTCTGGTGCATTAAATTTTTCTTGGTCAAGTGATCTTGGCAACACAAATTGGTTGCAACATGGCTCTCCAATCATTCAGGGATGTCCCAATGGACTGAATCCGACAAACATTGGACAGGCACAACACATAATTCCTCTATCGGCTGACCAATCTCTATATGGAGTTCCTGTTTCTGGTTCTAGAGGAAGTGTGAACCCATTCTCACAAGGAATAGCTGATAAGACCACAAAGCAGCCAATGCCAAACATTGATAGTTCATTTCCGGTTAATCAGTATGCTGGACTGCAGGATCAAGCCACTATGCAGGATGGGACTTTCATTCCTAGACAGAGATCCCTAGACGGCAACTTTTTTGGACATGCTCCAAGTCAATCTCTTACTAATGCAATAAATATGGAGAACCCTCAGCAGACAAATACTATGCAGAGAAATTCAGTTTTCCAGGACTTCTCTGGCAGACAGGGTCTAGCTGTTCCTTCAGAAAACTCCCAGGAGAAAGCAGGGACACATGCTTCTTCCTCACAGAATGAAGTTGGCTTAGATCCTGCAGAAGAAAGAATATTGTTTGGTTCAGAGGATAACATATGGTCGGCCTTTGCCAAGAGCCCTAATATGAATGGGGAAGGTGGTAATCCATTTGAGGGTGAAGGATTAATGAATGGGCTTTCTTCTATCCAAAGTGGTACTTGGAGTGCGCTTATGAATTCTGCTGTTGCAGAAACTTCTAGCAGTGACCTTGGGGTACAGGAGGAGTGGAGTGGTTTAAATTTTCACAGTACTGAAATTCCTCCAGGAACTCAGAATTTGATGTATAACACTGGGAGACATGAAAGATCTTCTGCTGAAGAGAATTTACCCCCAAACTCATCCTTGAATTCTGTTTCCCTTCGGCATTCTGACGGTACCAATATGAACAACAACTACTCCAATGTCCAGGGCCATATGCTTCCATATGAGCCAGGCCAGAGTTTGCATGCAAAATCTTTTCAAAGACTTGTCCAGTCATCGGAGGAAGGAAACAAGCGGTCAAATTCTGGTGCACAGCAGAAGTCAGCTGCCGAAGTAAACCAAGTGATGTCTGGGAGCAGTTCTCATCCTATTAACAGAGAAGTAAATATGAGAAAGAGTTCTGGTACTTTGACATCTGAGCATGGTGGAGCTAGACAACTATGGGACAAAACAGCTGGTTGGAGTGCTGTAGGATTTGCAGTGCCTTCTGGAGACGCATCTTTAAGAGTTTCGAGTGAGAACTCATCAAATTGTTCCCTAGATGACAAGCGGAAGAAATCCATCCAAGCTGAAGTTGTTCATCGTGGTGTGATGTGGAACTCTAACTCTGCAGTTGATATGGAGCATGTGGGATCATCTATCGCTAATCACCAAGTGAATTCGGAGGTCTTTAACTTGCAGAGTTCTGCATGTGTACCCAACTCAAGTACCATTAGGGGTGAGGAAACCAGTcaacttcaaaataattatcattCTGATTATCGGAAGAACACTGATCCCTTTGTCAAGTCTACGGTAAGCGAAGGCTTGGGAGTTTTGCAGCGTCATGTTACCAAAGACAATCAGGTGTTGCACAGGGCCATTAGTAAtgtagaagctaaaatacatgaCATGCAGAACAGTGATAATAAGAACTCAAATAACAGCTACCGCTCTAATTTGTTTCCTCATTCACCTGCTTCTAATATGAGGGAAAATATCTTGTCAGATGCTGGAGATTCAAGGTCTCTTCCCACTGGGAAGCAGAAGTCATCTGATCAAGTTGGCCAGAAAGCTTCTTGGCATCGCAAGTTTCAGTATCATCCCATGGGAAACATGGATGAGGGTTTAGATCCTCCGTATGACAGGAAAGACCCTAGTCATTCTCAGTCTATGCTGTTGCAGAATGCCAATCATGGCCAGTCAGAAGTATTTGGTCAGGTTCCTAAGAGTCGGGAAGAATTGGAAGAG GGAAAGCGGTATGATGTTGTGAGAGATGGCAAAGGCTTTACTGAGGTGCATTTGCAAAGCAGCTTTCATAGTGGTGGATCTAGTATGCCTGGCCCCTTCAATAAATCAGACTTAAATGCACCAAATAAAGCTGCACAAACTag TCCAAACATGCTCCAGCTTCTTCAGAAGGTAGACCAATCAAGTGTGCACGGTTCTATGACTCAGTTAAGTAATTCTGAACAGAAAGTATCATCTGAGATGCCTGAAGCAGAAAATTCTGATGGATCCGTTGGTCATCTCCAGCAAAGTCAGTCTTCTGCCTCTCAAGGCTTTGGTCTACAACTTGGCCCTCCATCTCAACGGATATCAATCCCAAACCATTCCTTGTCATCTCTGAGTACCCACACAGTTAGGTCTTCACACTCTCATGCTACTGAGGAGACCGGAGAGAAGAGTCGGGGACAGATGTGCCCTCCTCATCAGGGTCAATCATTGCCTCCTGCTGAACATTCTATGGAGGAGTTGAAGAATAACAGATCTGGAGTTCCAGGGAGTACATATAATGAAGCTTCTTTGTATACGATTCCTGGAAAGTTTTCTTCTGCATTTGATTCTGGTTTTCCTTACTTGGGAAGCCCACTTCAAAATCCACCTGTGGTTAGAGCTACTGGGCAACTGTCAACAAATCATTCCATAAATGTATCCTTCGATAGACATGGTCCCTCTTCTGCAGAAAAAGGTGATTCTCACAGAGGGCCTGGAAGTGGTCAACCTGTACAGTCTTCCATCCCCAAAGGGACTGGTGATGATAAACAGGATAACCCTTCAATCTCTGCCGGTAAGTCTCATTTAAGTAATGTGAATGGTCCCCATCAAAGGATCTCTGCAAATCAAGTTTCATCGAAAGAGCCACGATCAGTTTCTCAGCCTATTTCAACGTCTGGCACCACACAGCAGGGTGCATATTCAAAAATGTTCTCTAATATGTGGACCAATTTTCCACCACGGCAGCCCCCTTTTGTTGCTCAATCCACCAAGGAGCCTTCTCACATTCACCAGTCACATCAGTTGAATAATATGGAGTCATCACTGTCTGCTGCAGAGAGGCAAGGTGATGTAGATGCAAATAAAGGATGGAAGTTCACATCTGAGGTTGGTACAAGCACAGTGAACATTTTGGGTTCTGTTGAGGGGGAAGAAGAACGAGTTATAGAAAGTGCTTCTCGACAAGTTGAACTGGTTCAGATGAATGATACACAGGATAAAGAGCCTGTTACGAATCTCTCAGAGGGATCTCCTGCTAATTCTACATCAATGCAGAGAGATATTGAAGCTTTTGGTCGAACTCTCAAACCAAATAGCTTTCCTCAACCAAGTTATTCCTTACTAAACCAAATGCAGGTGATGAAAGATGTGGAAACTGATCCTAGTGAAAGGTCCTTGAAAAGAATGAGGGTATCAGACAGCCATACAGGTGTTCAGCAAATTCTTTCTGCCGATTCTAGAATCCTAAGCTTCTCTGGGCGGGAAAATTTACAAGGAAGCGTATCATTGCAACTAGGAGGAAATGTGACTCCTCAGGACGTACTGGCATCTCATCATGATGATGCTCAGAGCAGCTTTCAGAACAACAGTACAAATTCTTTTAAACCTGAGCATACTCAGATTAGTCCTCAGATGGCACCATCTTGGTTTAATCAGTATGGGACCTTTAAAAATGCTCAGATGTTACAGATGTATGAAGCAAACAGAGCTGCCTCCAAGAAGACGACTGATCAACCTTTCACCCCTGGGAAGTCTTTCAATGTGTTGCAGACATTTGATTCCATACAGAGAGTAATCCCTACAAATGCTGATAGAAGTAATCTTGGGCAAAGTTCATCTGCTGGCTCTGCTGCCATTGAAGATTTTTCTTCTCCACAGACATTGCCACTGAATGTTGGACAGCATCACCAATTGCTGAAACCCATGAAGCGGAAACGTCTTACATCTGAACTTACTCCTTGGTGCAAAGAAGTTTCACTGGATTCGCGGGGCAAGCAGACAATCAG CTTGGCAGAAACAGAGTGGGCCAAATCAACTAATAGGCTTGTTGAAAAG gttgaagaaGACATTGATCTGATTGAACATGGGCCTCTGAGACTTAAAGTTAAAAGAAGGCTTATTTTGACCACTCAGCTTATGCAGCAATTATTTCGCCCTCCTCCTTCCACAATTCTTTTTTCTGATGCTAACTCAGAGTATGAGAATGTGGCTTACTCCACTTCTAGATTGGCCTTGGGGGATGCGTGCAGCATGGTCTCGTGCTCATATGTTGATTCCGATTCACCTCGCACCAGCAACGAACT ATTTCATGACAAGCAAAACAAATCAGAAAGATATGACAACCATATGTTTGCCAAAGCTGTGGAAGAGTTGATGGTAAGAGCAAGGAGACTGGAAAGTGACTTTTTAAG ACTGGACAAGAGAGCATCAATATTAGATGTGATGGTGGAAGGCCAGGAAATTGAGAAGTTCTCGGTCATGTCTCGGCTTGCGAAGTTCCATGGTCGGGTGCAATCTGATGGTGTTgatacatcatattcattagATGCACGTAGCCATAAACCTTTAACAAGATATGTTACTGCACTTCCGATGCCAAAAAATATCCCTAACATGGTACAGTGTCTTTCACTATGA